In Nodosilinea sp. PGN35, the genomic stretch TGATCGAGGGGGTGGGCCAGCGGCAGGAGGTGCCCTCCATGCCCGGTTGCTTTCGCTATTCCCTGGATGTGCTGCTGGACGAACTGCAGGAGATCACGGGGCTGGGCCTTGGGGCGATCGCCCTTTTCCCCCTCATCCCTGACCACCAAAAAGACAACGCGGGCACCGAAAGCTACAACCTCCAGGGCTTGATTCCCCAGGCCGTGCGCGCCATCAAGCAAGCCTTCCCGCAACTGCTGGTGATTACCGACATCGCCCTCGACCCCTACAGCAGCATGGGCCACGACGGCATTGTGGCCAACGGCGAAATTCTCAACGACGAAACGGTAGCGGTGTTGGTCAAACAGGCCCTGGCCCACGCCGAAGCCGGAGCCGATATGGTCGCCCCCTCCGACATGATGGATGGCCGCATCGGCGCGATCCGCCAGGCCCTCGACGCCGAGGGCTGGATCAACGTCGGCATCCTCGCCTACTCCGCCAAGTACGCCTCCGCCTACTACGGCCCCTTCCGCGACGCCCTGGAAAGCGCCCCCAAATTTGGCGACAAAAAGACCTACCAAATGGACCCCGCCAACGCCGCCGAAGCCCTCAAGGAAGTCGATCTCGACATCGCCGAAGGAGCCGACATCGTCATGGTCAAACCCGCCCTCGCCTACCTGGACGTGATCCGCCGCATCAAACAACACACAAACTTGCCCATCGCCGCCTACAACGTCAGCGGCGAATACGCCATGGTCAAAGCCGCCGCCGCCCAAGGCTGGATCGACGAGCAAGCCATCGTCCTCGAAACCCTGACCAGCATCAAGCGGGCCGGAGCGGATGTGATTTTGACGTATTTTGCCAGGGATGTGGCGAGGGCGGTAGGCGGGGGACGGTGAGCGGTTAACGGTTAACGGTTAACGGCGAGCGGTGGGCGGTGAACGGCGAGCGGTGGGCGGTGAACGGTAAATAGCCCCGTGCCCCGTGCCCCGTTTACCGTGCCCCATGAACCATAAACCGTGCCCCGTTTACCGTGCCCCGTGCCCCATTTACCCCTCTAGGAGACCCCCATGCCAACCCTCTTCCCCTTCCGCCGAACGGCCCTACTGCTTGCATCCTCTGTGGCGATCGCCCTGGGGGGCTGCGGCGCTGGCCCTACCGAGGTCAGTGAGGCCGATGCCCCTGGTGGGGCGGTGGAGGCCACTGATCTGACGGTGATGACAACGATTTTGCCGATTACGCAGTTTACTAACGCGGTGGTGGGCGATCGCGCCGAGGTGATTCCCCTGATGCCGACCAATGTGGACCCCCACGATTTTCAGGCGCGGCCTGCGGATGTGCAGGCGCTGGCCAATGCGGATGTGCTGGTGAAGAACGGTCTGGAGATGGAGTTCTTTTTGGATGACCTGATTGCCAATGCCGAGAACCCGGATCTAGTGATGATCGATTCCAGTGAGGGTATTGCGGTGCTGGCCAATGAAGACCACGGCCACAGCCACGATCATGACCATGGCCATAGCCATAGCCACGACCATGACCATGCCCACGATCATGACCACGACCACAGCCACGACCACGCCGAGGCGGGGCACCACCACCACCACCACCACGGTGAGTACAATCCCCACATCTGGCTCGACCCCAAGCGGGCGATTCAGCAGGTGGAGAACATTCGCGACGGCATGATTGCGGTGGACCCCGAAGGGGAGGAGATTTACACGGCCAACGCGGCGGCTTTCATTGCTGAGCTAGAGGCGCTGGATGCCGAGATTGCGGAAAAACTAGCGCCTTTTACCGGACAGAGCTTCGTAGTATTCCACGACTTTGCCCCCTACTTCGCCGAGAGCTATGGGCTTGAAACCGAATTTCTAGTGGATGTGCCTGCCATCAACCCCTCCCCCGAGGATGTCAAACGGGTGATGGACACGGTGCAAGCTTCTAACCTGAAGGCCATTATGACGGAACCGTCGGCAGGGGAGGGCAGCTTTGCGGCGGTCGCTAACGACCTGGGTGTAGACGTGGGCCTGTTCAACCCGATTGAAGTGGGTGGCCCGGAGGCTGTGCAACCGGAGTACTACCTGAATGCCATGCGCCAGAATGCCGCCAACCTTGTCGCCTCCTTTGAGTCGTTTAACCAGCAGCAGTCGTGGCTGCCGGTATGGCCCACCCAGCCCCTAGCCCTGCTGCCCCAGCCCGTGGGCCTGCGGTTTTAGGAGGAGCGCCCTTGAACCCTGCCTTTCTGCTGATAGACGGTCTGACGGTTTATCGCGATACCTACCCCGCCGTGGAGGCGGTGTCCTTTGCCCTGGCTGAGGGCACCGACACCGCCATCGTCGGCCCCAATGGGGCTGGCAAAAGTACCTTGATCCAGGCCATTCTGGGCATTCTGCCCCGGCGGGCGGGGGATGTGTTTGTGCTGGGACATGCCCTCAGTCGCCGGGGTCGTTTACCGGCCCAGGTGCGTCAGCAGATTGCCTACCTGCCCCAAAACTTTCTGTTCGACCGCCGCATTCCCATCACCGTCAACGAACTGGTGGCCCTGGGCTGGGATGACCTGGGCCTGAAGCTGCCCTGGGCCAATCGTACCCCCCGCCGCCGCGCCGTTCGCCAGGCCCTCGCCCGAGTCGATGCCCTGCACCTCGGCCCCCAGCCCATCGCCCGACTCTCCGGCGGCGAAATGAAGCGAGCCCTACTCGCCTACTGCCTGGTGCGTCCCCGCCGATTACTCATCCTCGACGAAGCCTCCGCCGGGCTGGACATGCGCGGTGAATCGGAGTTTTACCAACTCCTCTACCAGCTCAAACAAGACCAGGGCTGGGCCATCCTGCAAATTTCCCACGACCTCGATATGGTCCGCAAACACTGCGATCGCGTCCTCTGCCTCAACCGCTCCATCCGGTGCCAGGGCACTCCCGACTATGCCCTCGCTCCGGATAATTTAGCTGCTGTGTATGGGTCGGAGTTTGTGCGTTATCGGCATCAGCATTGAAGGGTGAGCGGTGAGCGGTGAGCGGTGAACGGTGAGCGGTTGTAAACCGTTTCCCCCTTCCTCCCGCAAACCGCATACCGTATGCCCCACCTCCCCGCTTACCGCAAACCGCTTACCGTATACCGTTTCCCCCCTCCCCATGTCCGACCTCACCCGAATTATCGACCTCTTCCAACTCCCCTTCATGCAGCGCGCCCTGATGGGTGGCATTCTCACCGGCTTGATGGGGGGACTGA encodes the following:
- a CDS encoding metal ABC transporter ATP-binding protein, which gives rise to MNPAFLLIDGLTVYRDTYPAVEAVSFALAEGTDTAIVGPNGAGKSTLIQAILGILPRRAGDVFVLGHALSRRGRLPAQVRQQIAYLPQNFLFDRRIPITVNELVALGWDDLGLKLPWANRTPRRRAVRQALARVDALHLGPQPIARLSGGEMKRALLAYCLVRPRRLLILDEASAGLDMRGESEFYQLLYQLKQDQGWAILQISHDLDMVRKHCDRVLCLNRSIRCQGTPDYALAPDNLAAVYGSEFVRYRHQH
- the hemB gene encoding porphobilinogen synthase, which encodes MVLSPPPTPTPEIAAAPAQQAGAVSEKPLVHRPRRLRRTDALRRMVRETVLTVDDLIYPLFVIEGVGQRQEVPSMPGCFRYSLDVLLDELQEITGLGLGAIALFPLIPDHQKDNAGTESYNLQGLIPQAVRAIKQAFPQLLVITDIALDPYSSMGHDGIVANGEILNDETVAVLVKQALAHAEAGADMVAPSDMMDGRIGAIRQALDAEGWINVGILAYSAKYASAYYGPFRDALESAPKFGDKKTYQMDPANAAEALKEVDLDIAEGADIVMVKPALAYLDVIRRIKQHTNLPIAAYNVSGEYAMVKAAAAQGWIDEQAIVLETLTSIKRAGADVILTYFARDVARAVGGGR
- a CDS encoding metal ABC transporter solute-binding protein, Zn/Mn family, with amino-acid sequence MPTLFPFRRTALLLASSVAIALGGCGAGPTEVSEADAPGGAVEATDLTVMTTILPITQFTNAVVGDRAEVIPLMPTNVDPHDFQARPADVQALANADVLVKNGLEMEFFLDDLIANAENPDLVMIDSSEGIAVLANEDHGHSHDHDHGHSHSHDHDHAHDHDHDHSHDHAEAGHHHHHHHGEYNPHIWLDPKRAIQQVENIRDGMIAVDPEGEEIYTANAAAFIAELEALDAEIAEKLAPFTGQSFVVFHDFAPYFAESYGLETEFLVDVPAINPSPEDVKRVMDTVQASNLKAIMTEPSAGEGSFAAVANDLGVDVGLFNPIEVGGPEAVQPEYYLNAMRQNAANLVASFESFNQQQSWLPVWPTQPLALLPQPVGLRF